A genomic window from Diorhabda sublineata isolate icDioSubl1.1 chromosome 8, icDioSubl1.1, whole genome shotgun sequence includes:
- the LOC130448283 gene encoding KRAB-A domain-containing protein 2-like, translating to MVYKDHLTKFVILRALKTKRAEEIAYNLLDIFTLIGAPAILQSDNRREFATRVVSNLKIYCPNLKIVHGKPRHSQSQESVERANQNIENMLTTWMQDNDSERIKRIPYEALFGSKIKVGISLSFEDTHNLESEEDLEKVMKSSSESVIDAAETSETETADTQPLQAPDQQNAALDSFNIGKEHR from the exons atggtCTATAAGGATCATCTCACAAAGTTTGTCATATTAAGAGCCCTGAAAACAAAACGCGCTGAGGAAATAGCGTACAATTTACTGGATATTTTTACACTGATTGGTGCACCAGCCATCTTACAATCGGACAACCGTCGAGAATTCGCAACCCGAGTGGTCAGTAATCTTAAAATATACTGTCCGAACTTAAAAATTGTACATGGCAAGCCTAGACATTCCCAAAGTCAAGAGAGTGTCGAACGAGCTAACCAGAACATTGAAAACATGCTTACAACTTGGATGCAAGATAACGATAGCGAAC GAATCAAAAGAATACCTTATGAAGCTCTTTTTGGatcgaaaataaaagttggcaTATCTTTGTCTTTTGAGGATACTCACAACCTGGAGAgcgaagaagatttagaaaaagtgaTGAAGTCATCTTCAGAATCTGTAATAGATGCGGCTGAGACATCAGAAACTGAAACAGCTGACACTCAACCTCTACAGGCACCAGATCAACAAAACGCTGCACTCGATAGTTTTAACATCGGTAAGGAACATCGGTAA